The genomic region gtgtatttgtatatatatgcatatgtatgtatgtatgtatatgtatatatgggtacatgctgtatgtgtatatgtatttttagttttgttcgaaataaaaataaatgaaatgaaaatgaaatgaaattttattttagcctttgCACTTTTTGCCTCTGCatccctttcgtttcagaccctccactcagcctttgggccacgcctcctcatttacatacaCTTTTGAAATCCCAAATgctaaatccaaatgaaaatgccAAATGCTAAATCCAAATCGAAAAGGTGAATGTTAAAATGTCgaaggatagatagatagaaaagaTAGATCtctatttgagattttaatttaaacatttccatttaagcttttCCATTTCACATTTTGAGTTTATTTGATGCTTCTCTTTTCTTATTTCCATTGCAATTTTCAATCAATCAAAGATTTCAGTTTAAGCATTTACATTTaagctttgcattttaaatttgactttttgcattgcactttacattttcaaattatcacgttacattttcaaattatcacGTTACATTTCAtctttgctttttcagtttcctttttcttttttaaattcaattatgGATTTTTCATAGTAGCGtaggaaaataataatatttttaatttgatctcgcttcgtttttctctttggactcatggaattatgaataaatatatcctccataaCCCAACACTAAACAACTCTGATTAATAGAAGTGTAACTTAAGAGAGAGACGTATATTTAGTCCGACTGGGTGAAATGAACACTGTCATGCAGCATGTTTTCTGTTACAGTTGctgagaaataaaaatgttgtcaaaCTGGTGTTGAACTGTTCAGTCCTCTGTAGACTATAACTCTACAGTCCTCTCCTTGtttgtggcattttaattagcatttctattctttattttgtgaaTCAAAACATGAGCTTTGTTACAGGCTGCATATTCTACATTTTAGTTTTGAAACAATGTTTGAAATGTGTTCTTAATCAAGAGGAAAACATTCAACTCTGAATGACTGCCTATATCTGCTGGTGACTAAATGACATGACAGCATTTCCTGCTGTTAATAACTCAACTAGTGAGAGGTAAGTGAAAATGAAAGTAGATTTTGACATTCCTGAACGGAGCTGTGACGCCATTACAGGGTGAGAGATCTCTGCTGGAAAACACACGACGGGAAGATCTGAAGCAGTCAAGAGAAGGGACAGTAACTCGGTGAGTCTTGTTTTTGAGAGACATTTAGATACAAAGACAGATGGCTGAGAAAACTGCTCTTGTTGAAAGTTACCCATGaaggtttgtctgtctgtgtgtgtgtgcctatgtgtgagtgtgtgtgcaatgtTGAAgataacaattaccgttttcatttaaaatatcattatgatctcggtggattaccacggtgAGGAAACCGCGTGTTCCCAGCTTAATCTGAGGATCCTGAAGTTGCTGAAGAGAATCAGacagacaaaaatacaaaataaatatcttTAGGCAAATTATAGTTCATCCAATCaataaaataacttaaaatgaattaattaattacaaaatagcttaaattaaaacaatacaGGTAAATTCAagtacttaaaaaataaaataatactaaataaaaatgaataagcACAAGTAACACAAATTTCCAAacctttatatttttttaccaGGCTCTGGAGGCAGAACTAGAACAAGGTAATGGAGCTGCTGTTTGGTACTTGTACTAAGGTAAACATGCTTGTACTAAGGTAAACATGCTTGTACTAAGGTAAACATGCTTTCATTATGAGGCCAGGGGTGTTCCTCCTCATCTGCGTCTGCATCGCCGACGGttgattctgacatttttgttttgctacgACTGTAACTAACCCGTCCCGCCGCTGAGATTGAGTATGGTCGCGTGACGAGACTGCACAACTACGTTTGATTGGTGAGACACAGTCACGTGGTCGAGCCTTTAGCGGAAGTCTctctctgtcataataaaacattaaaatgaggCGTACGCAGGGGGATAAAAACAATGAAGCGTAGAATACCAAAgaggtaaaaagaaaagtaacgaGCTCATTGTAGCCTAATGTAGCGGAGTAAGAGTACAGTTTCTTCTTCACAaatctactcaagtaaaagtaaaaagtatagTGATTTAAAACTACTCCTAGAAGTATATTTCTTTCAAAAACTTACTCAAGTAAATGTAACGGAGTAAATGTAACTCATTACTACCCACATCTGGCTGTAATAGATGGGGCTTATTCtcatattatttttgttactgAGCAataatatgttacatttatgttaattattacagagaaatgaatgtaattcttagtattgtttcttgtatgctggtggctataacatttagtttttggtaaataatgttcatagtaagtcagatgtttattaatgtgcattattatttgcttatatttcagaaccacatcttcacatgtaacgtcaaatactacttcatagttaacttcatgttggagttgttaataaatcttcctggatctcaGAGTCAGACATCTCTGGTCCAAGTTCTTACTGGACCCCCTACAGCGGGCCGGTGTTTCAGCAGAcagttttcaatagtttttacaagcctgttgcctatatttttgtaatataataacctgttacactttttgaaacgaTTTTAGCTTGTTTagcctatcagtgctttctgaacatatcgaacacacttttaaaaatacggcgataataccgaaaaccgtgatcaTTTTGGACACTATAACTgtgaggttaaattttcatactGTTACATccctacctgtgtgtgtgtgtgtgtgtgtgtgtgtttctgtgtatgtatctatgtaagtttgtgtgtgtgtttgtgtgtgtatctgtgcatgtgtgcatgtgtgtgtgtgtgtcctgtaatCTAAGATTTTATACACAGCTGCTATGATTTACTGTAAAGAGCATTGTATAAACACAATATTGTATAAACAGATCTTAGTCTCGTGTACCATCAATAATGATAGTTTAACACTGTGTTTTATTTCTAGATATTGATCAGATTATAATCTTAAACTGAACTACACCTTTCACTTCCTGCAGCTACATCAACTGATGTTGAACGATCCTGCTGTTAATAATTCACCTGGTGACAGGTGAGTGATGAGGACAGTAGATTTTGACATTGCTGAACGGAGCTGAGACACCATTACAGGGTGTGAGATCTCTGCTGGAAAACACACGACGGGAAGATCTGAAGCAATCAAGAGAAGGGACAGGAACTCAGTGAGTCTTGTTTTTGAGAGACATTTAGATACAAAGACAGATGGCTGAGAAAACTGCTCTTTTTGAAAGTTTCCTGAACTGCCATGTGTGTTCAGAGACTTTCAGAGATCCTGTGTCTCTGAGCTGCAACCACAGCTTCTGTTCAAGCTGCCTGCACACATTCTGGGAACAAGCTAACAACAAAAACTGTCCCATTTGTAAAAGGAAATCCTCAAAAGAGAATGTTGGGTTGAACTTTACACTGAAGGAACTGGCTGACAACTTTGCTGGGAAACAGAAATCTGGATCATCTGAGacagaaaaaggagagaagaaggTGGAGGTGGTGTGTAGTAAACACCAAGAAGAGCCTAAATTGTTCTGTAAGGATGAAGATAGAGTTGTGTGTCCTCTCTGTGAGTTTTCTCTCCACCACGGTCACACGGTGGTTCCTGTAGAACAAGCAGTCAGAGATCTGAAGGAGCAGCTGAAATCTGACTTACAGTCTCTGCAGGACAAGAGGGACAAACACAGACGAGTGGAGGAAACATACGATGAAATAACTCAACACTCCAAGAAGCAGCTGCTGTCTACAGAGAGTCAGATCAGAGCCGAGTTCAACAAGCTGCACCAGTTcctgaaagaggaagaggagtccaGACTGGCAGCTCTGAGGGAGGAAGAGCAGCAGAGGGGGAAGACTGTCAgcagagagatgaagaggatTCAGGAGCAGATCTCCTCTCTGTCAGACAGCATCTCTGCTGTGGAAACAGACCTGCAGAAAGACAGCGTGCCGTTCCTCAGCAGTTATAAAGCCTCTCAGAGCAGAGCCAGAGTCCAGTGCTCGCTGTCAgatccacagctgctctcaggagcGCTGACAGATGAGGCTAAACATCTGGGCAACCTGTCCTTCAGAGTCTGGGAGAGGATGAAGGATATGGTCCACTTCTGTCCCGTCATTCTGGACACAAACACTGCAAAcccctgtctctatctgtctgatGATCTGACCAGTGTGAGACGTGGAAACACAAAGCAGAAGCTTCCAGACAATCCAGAGAGACACAGCAGGTATGCCTCTGTTCTGGGCTCTGAGGGTTTCAGCTCAGGGAAACACAgctgggaggtggaggtgggagATCATCCTGTCTGGAGGGTGGGTTTAGCCAAAGAGTCAGCTGACAGGAAGGGAGAAAGCTATGCTTCACCAAAATATGGAATCTGGTGTTTATTTCATGACAGTGGAAAATACATTGATGGATCTGGTAAGAGTGTCACAGTGAAGAAGAGTCTCCAGAGGATCAGAGTCCAGCTGGACTATGAGGGGGGGGAGGTGTCCTTCTACAACTCTGAAGACATGACTCACATCTACACTCTCAGAGACACTTTCACTGAGAAACTTTTCCCTTATTTCAATATCAGTCCGGCTGGAGATGCTAAGACTGCAGAAATCAAAATCTGTCCAGCTGAGATTTCTCTGTGAGGTTCAGAGAACTCAGAGAaggtggagagaggagagaagatggagagaggagagaaggaggagagaaggaggagagaggagagaagatgaagagaggagagaaggaggagagaggagagaaggtggagagaggagagaaggtggagagaggagagaaggaggagagaggagagaaggtggagagaggagagaaggtggagagaggagagagctcaAAGTTGTTCATTAGTCATTTTATGTGGTAGTGGGTTTTTTTTGGGCTGATACAGAATCCAGGTAgttctttttaaagaaaatgtagaGATCCAGGTTAGAAGAATAATTAAGATTTGATGTGTTTTAGTAAATGGCATGATGGAAAACATTCCTTGGTTGTTGTTTGATACACAAAATATTTCCAAAGCCCAGAATGAGAAACTACAGCTGAGCTGCTTTTGGTGTAAATGTGCTGCAAGAACTGGGATGttaattaaaaatgttgttattatttttaatttccaAGGATGAGTAAAAAGCTTAAATGTTATTATCAGACCCAAACAGGATCTGCAGGgtttagttgttgttgttttgatccagaatgaaaatctgcagaatgTAGCCGACTGGTTTTCAGCTTtgggtggagatgtgttaacattctgagtttAATTTAGATTGtacac from Sander lucioperca isolate FBNREF2018 chromosome 3, SLUC_FBN_1.2, whole genome shotgun sequence harbors:
- the LOC116036708 gene encoding nuclear factor 7, brain-like isoform X2 encodes the protein MAEKTALVESFLNCHVCSETFRDPVSLSCNHSFCSSCLHTFWEQANNKNCPICKRKSSKENVGLNFTLKELADNFAGKQKSGSSETEKGEKKVEVVCSKHQEEPKLFCKDEDRVVCPLCEFSLHHGHTVVPVEQAVRDLKEQLKSDLQSLQDKRDKHRRVEETYDEITQHSKKQLLSTESQIRAEFNKLHQFLKEEEESRLAALREEEQQRGKTVSREMKRIQEQISSLSDSISAVETDLQKDSVPFLSSYKASQSRARVQCSLSDPQLLSGALTDEAKHLGNLSFRVWERMKDMVHFCPVILDTNTANPCLYLSDDLTSVRRGNTKQKLPDNPERHSRYASVLGSEGFSSGKHSWEVEVGDHPVWRVGLAKESADRKGESYASPKYGIWCLFHDSGKYIDGSGKSVTVKKSLQRIRVQLDYEGGEVSFYNSEDMTHIYTLRDTFTEKLFPYFNISPAGDAKTAEIKICPAEISL
- the LOC116036708 gene encoding nuclear factor 7, brain-like isoform X1 encodes the protein MAEKTALFESFLNCHVCSETFRDPVSLSCNHSFCSSCLHTFWEQANNKNCPICKRKSSKENVGLNFTLKELADNFAGKQKSGSSETEKGEKKVEVVCSKHQEEPKLFCKDEDRVVCPLCEFSLHHGHTVVPVEQAVRDLKEQLKSDLQSLQDKRDKHRRVEETYDEITQHSKKQLLSTESQIRAEFNKLHQFLKEEEESRLAALREEEQQRGKTVSREMKRIQEQISSLSDSISAVETDLQKDSVPFLSSYKASQSRARVQCSLSDPQLLSGALTDEAKHLGNLSFRVWERMKDMVHFCPVILDTNTANPCLYLSDDLTSVRRGNTKQKLPDNPERHSRYASVLGSEGFSSGKHSWEVEVGDHPVWRVGLAKESADRKGESYASPKYGIWCLFHDSGKYIDGSGKSVTVKKSLQRIRVQLDYEGGEVSFYNSEDMTHIYTLRDTFTEKLFPYFNISPAGDAKTAEIKICPAEISL
- the LOC116036708 gene encoding nuclear factor 7, brain-like isoform X3, which translates into the protein MAEKTALLESYLNCHVCSETFRDPVSLSCNHSFCSSCLHTFWEQANNKNCPICKTKSLMDEPAVNFALKELADNFAGRQKSGSSETEKGEKKVEVVCSKHQEEPKLFCKDEDRVVCPLCEFSLHHGHTVVPVEQAVRDLKEQLKSDLQSLQDKRDKHRRVEETYDEITQHSKKQLLSTESQIRAEFNKLHQFLKEEEESRLAALREEEQQRGKTVSREMKRIQEQISSLSDSISAVETDLQKDSVPFLSSYKASQSRARVQCSLSDPQLLSGALTDEAKHLGNLSFRVWERMKDMVHFCPVILDTNTANPCLYLSDDLTSVRRGNTKQKLPDNPERHSRYASVLGSEGFSSGKHSWEVEVGDHPVWRVGLAKESADRKGESYASPKYGIWCLFHDSGKYIDGSGKSVTVKKSLQRIRVQLDYEGGEVSFYNSEDMTHIYTLRDTFTEKLFPYFNISPAGDAKTAEIKICPAEISL